A genomic region of Enterococcus sp. 12C11_DIV0727 contains the following coding sequences:
- the glgA gene encoding glycogen synthase GlgA yields MKVLFASAECAPFFKNGGLGDVAGALPKELAKKGINIAVVLPYFTKMPDIYKVQCEEVATFSVEVGWCHQYCGVKQLILKGISYYFIDNLYYFDREQLYGYEDDAERFAFFSLAIIKMLENIEFRPDVIHVNDFHTAMVPFLLKEKYQAVENFRAIKTVLTIHNIEFQGAYSKDLLPDLFGMGSERFNDGATRFLDGVNYLKAGILYADRVNTVSPTYAEEIKTAEFGFGLDGILRLEQGKLSGILNGIDYEMNDPETDQLILENFSLNDLSGKQKNKQALQKKLNLPVRTEVPLIGIVSRLTFQKGFHLVLDELTNFLEQDVQLVLLGTGDPGIEHSFRPFGERYPDKITVNRKFDVSLAQLIYAGADLFWMPSETEPCGMIAMRYGTLPIVHEVGGVKDTVPPYDLTTKTGTGFGFSEFSSNSLMYSTLTAIDLYRMDQQTWQQLIKNEMKKDFSWEKSSQVYLDLYKEIIQVG; encoded by the coding sequence ATGAAGGTCTTATTTGCATCTGCCGAATGCGCTCCATTTTTTAAAAACGGTGGGTTAGGGGATGTTGCTGGAGCGCTGCCAAAAGAACTAGCTAAAAAGGGCATCAATATTGCAGTCGTCTTACCTTACTTTACAAAAATGCCAGATATTTATAAAGTACAGTGCGAAGAGGTTGCTACGTTTTCTGTCGAAGTTGGTTGGTGTCATCAATATTGTGGTGTCAAGCAGCTGATTTTAAAAGGGATTTCGTATTACTTTATTGATAATTTATATTATTTTGATCGTGAACAATTGTATGGTTATGAGGATGACGCTGAACGCTTTGCTTTCTTTTCATTGGCCATTATTAAAATGCTTGAAAACATTGAGTTTAGACCTGATGTAATTCATGTCAATGATTTCCATACCGCAATGGTCCCTTTTTTATTAAAAGAAAAATACCAAGCAGTTGAAAACTTTCGCGCAATAAAAACAGTATTGACTATTCATAATATTGAGTTTCAAGGAGCTTATAGTAAAGATTTACTCCCGGATCTTTTTGGAATGGGGTCGGAACGGTTTAATGATGGTGCTACTCGTTTTCTGGATGGTGTCAATTATTTAAAAGCGGGGATCTTATATGCTGATCGTGTGAACACAGTGAGTCCTACTTATGCTGAAGAAATCAAAACAGCTGAATTTGGGTTTGGTTTAGATGGAATCTTACGCTTGGAGCAGGGAAAATTAAGTGGTATTTTAAATGGCATCGACTATGAAATGAATGACCCTGAGACGGATCAACTGATTTTAGAAAATTTTTCTTTAAACGATTTGTCCGGTAAACAGAAAAACAAACAAGCGTTACAAAAAAAACTGAACTTACCTGTTAGGACAGAGGTACCCTTGATCGGAATTGTTAGTCGTTTAACTTTTCAAAAAGGATTTCATTTAGTTTTGGATGAACTAACCAATTTTTTGGAACAAGATGTACAGCTAGTTTTATTAGGAACGGGAGATCCCGGAATCGAACATTCTTTCCGTCCTTTTGGAGAGCGTTATCCAGATAAAATTACCGTAAATAGAAAATTTGATGTGTCGTTAGCACAATTGATCTACGCTGGTGCTGATTTGTTCTGGATGCCCTCTGAAACTGAACCATGCGGAATGATTGCTATGCGTTATGGAACGTTGCCGATCGTCCACGAAGTAGGGGGGGTAAAAGATACGGTTCCCCCGTATGATCTGACCACAAAAACGGGAACAGGCTTTGGTTTTTCTGAATTTAGCTCGAATTCCTTGATGTATAGTACGCTAACCGCCATTGATCTTTATAGAATGGATCAGCAGACATGGCAACAGCTAATCAAAAACGAAATGAAAAAAGATTTTAGCTGGGAAAAATCGAGTCAAGTCTATTTGGATTTATATAAAGAGATCATTCAAGTAGGATAA
- a CDS encoding tRNA (adenine(22)-N(1))-methyltransferase, translated as MNENQLSKRLARVGELVPEQSRLADIGSDHAYLPVALVLQNKLDFAVAGEVVRGPFEAAKKQVQKNGLNDQIIVRLADGLDAVEQTDGITAVTICGMGGVLIRDILEAGWNNQRLQGNECLVLQPNIGEKPLRDWLTVHGFTILEEDIIEENNKIYEIIVASRLETRVAYSEEERLFGPLLLQKQSAVFRKKWLGELNQRETILAQLAKASGDQTVRIHQIEKEIAEIKEVLSDES; from the coding sequence ATGAATGAAAATCAATTATCAAAACGTTTAGCGCGTGTGGGAGAATTAGTTCCAGAACAAAGTCGTTTAGCAGACATCGGTTCTGACCATGCGTATTTACCTGTAGCATTAGTTTTACAAAATAAACTTGATTTTGCGGTGGCAGGAGAAGTTGTAAGAGGTCCTTTTGAAGCGGCTAAAAAGCAAGTACAAAAAAATGGCTTGAATGATCAAATTATTGTCCGTTTGGCAGACGGTTTAGATGCTGTGGAACAGACAGACGGGATTACTGCCGTGACGATTTGTGGGATGGGTGGTGTTTTGATCCGAGATATTTTAGAGGCTGGTTGGAACAACCAACGGCTTCAAGGAAATGAGTGCCTCGTTTTACAACCAAACATTGGTGAAAAGCCGTTACGTGATTGGTTGACAGTACACGGTTTTACAATACTTGAAGAAGATATTATAGAAGAAAATAATAAGATTTATGAAATCATTGTGGCGTCAAGACTTGAAACTAGAGTGGCTTATTCAGAAGAAGAACGACTCTTCGGTCCACTGTTACTGCAAAAGCAGTCCGCTGTTTTTCGTAAAAAATGGTTAGGGGAACTAAATCAGCGTGAAACGATTCTAGCACAATTGGCCAAAGCATCTGGTGACCAAACGGTTAGAATCCACCAAATAGAAAAAGAAATTGCTGAAATCAAGGAGGTTTTGTCAGATGAGTCTTGA
- a CDS encoding endonuclease MutS2, producing the protein MNQETYNKTQFNQIKEKLMTYAISYYGKELIKRLKPNSHLDVVKKRLQETSEAKTLLMANLHVPFMGLNNIEHLTSQVEKGFILEPTELISYADFLRSSRLIQAFMQKNEFIAPLLARYSDSLQLFSMIELEIYQVIRNNQVENDASRELRKIRRAIQECEKEIEAKLTSFLRNTQNKPKIQEAIVVKKNDRYTIPIKATYKNQISGTVVDASSKGTTVFVEPTTVTKLNDKLYQLKMEEATEVYQILSTLTGLIAEQMVAIQSNLEVVAQYDMIFAKAKYSREINGIEPEINQDGIIEFVNVKHTLLGENAVPLNVTLGQDYRGLTITGPNAGGKTVVLKTVGLITLQTMMGVQIIADVGTNVGIFDQIFVDIGDQQSIENALSTFSGHMQNISEILAKTKRNSLILLDEIGSGTEPNEGAALAIAIMEAFYKKGSILITTTHYSEIKRFSEQHEDFLTAAMAFDSENLMPKYQLILGETGESNAFWIANKMNLDEHVVKQAQNYLHNRNYSTEKEHSLQKVRKPKEQTIFPTYEKGDRVFWTEKKTIGLIFELIELSDEVIIFVENQKVRVPKRQLKLDRSAKELYPPNYDLDSLFDDYHERKKIRDLERGSKKAHKKLRKEMQARAIQREE; encoded by the coding sequence ATGAATCAAGAAACCTATAATAAAACACAATTTAATCAAATCAAAGAAAAATTAATGACCTATGCTATCAGTTACTATGGAAAAGAGCTAATTAAGCGACTAAAACCAAACAGTCACTTAGATGTAGTGAAAAAACGATTACAAGAAACTTCCGAAGCAAAAACGCTGCTTATGGCCAATTTACATGTCCCATTTATGGGATTAAACAACATTGAGCATTTGACCAGCCAAGTTGAAAAGGGCTTTATTTTAGAACCAACTGAATTAATCAGCTATGCAGATTTTCTTAGGAGTAGTCGTTTGATCCAAGCTTTTATGCAAAAAAATGAATTTATTGCACCGCTTTTAGCCAGATATAGTGATTCATTACAACTATTTTCAATGATCGAATTGGAGATCTATCAAGTCATTCGGAACAATCAAGTGGAAAATGATGCTAGTCGTGAACTACGTAAAATTCGTAGAGCTATTCAAGAATGTGAAAAAGAAATTGAAGCGAAACTAACGTCATTTCTTAGAAATACACAAAATAAACCTAAAATTCAAGAAGCAATCGTGGTTAAAAAAAATGACCGTTATACCATACCAATCAAAGCTACCTATAAAAATCAAATTTCTGGAACCGTCGTGGATGCGTCCTCTAAAGGAACAACGGTTTTTGTAGAGCCAACAACGGTAACGAAGTTAAATGACAAACTCTATCAATTGAAAATGGAAGAAGCGACAGAAGTCTATCAAATTTTATCGACATTGACTGGTCTGATTGCCGAACAAATGGTTGCTATCCAGTCAAATCTAGAGGTAGTGGCACAATATGACATGATCTTTGCGAAGGCTAAATATAGTCGAGAGATCAATGGAATCGAACCAGAAATTAACCAAGACGGCATTATTGAGTTTGTAAATGTAAAACACACTTTGTTAGGTGAAAACGCTGTTCCGTTAAATGTAACACTAGGACAAGATTATCGAGGATTAACAATCACGGGTCCGAATGCAGGGGGTAAGACGGTTGTGCTCAAAACAGTTGGACTGATTACCTTACAAACGATGATGGGTGTACAAATCATTGCGGATGTTGGGACAAATGTCGGGATTTTTGATCAGATTTTTGTGGATATTGGGGATCAGCAAAGTATAGAAAACGCCTTAAGTACCTTTTCAGGTCATATGCAGAATATCTCTGAAATTCTTGCTAAAACAAAACGAAATAGTTTGATTTTATTAGATGAAATTGGGAGTGGAACAGAACCAAACGAAGGAGCCGCGTTGGCGATCGCAATCATGGAAGCTTTTTATAAAAAAGGAAGTATCTTGATTACAACGACCCATTATAGTGAAATTAAACGATTTTCAGAACAACATGAAGACTTTCTAACCGCAGCGATGGCCTTTGATTCTGAAAATTTAATGCCGAAATACCAGTTGATTCTAGGGGAAACTGGGGAGAGTAACGCTTTTTGGATTGCGAACAAAATGAATTTGGATGAACACGTCGTAAAACAAGCGCAAAACTATTTACACAATCGCAATTACTCGACTGAAAAAGAACACTCATTGCAAAAGGTAAGAAAGCCAAAAGAACAAACGATTTTTCCAACTTATGAAAAAGGGGATCGTGTATTTTGGACAGAGAAAAAGACAATCGGACTAATTTTTGAATTAATCGAACTATCAGATGAGGTCATCATTTTTGTAGAAAACCAAAAGGTAAGAGTACCTAAACGACAATTGAAATTGGATCGTAGCGCAAAAGAATTATATCCACCAAACTACGATTTAGACTCTTTATTTGACGATTATCATGAGCGTAAAAAGATCCGTGATCTAGAGCGAGGCTCTAAAAAAGCCCATAAGAAATTAAGAAAAGAGATGCAAGCGAGAGCGATTCAAAGAGAAGAATGA
- a CDS encoding diacylglycerol/lipid kinase family protein codes for MENVMILFNETSGKDKGKELAEQFVDYARNHGQADTHFLLEQVGPDCDSQKIVEKSKREMIDTLIFIGGDGTINHNVADFKEELPHLKVGLLPGGTVNNMARVLEIPLKFEDAAAVILGGVTRKIDYGMINQKVIVSTMTIGILADTAARISQKEKQKYGKLIFVKNFFKLLAKKKRYRLEIKTEKEQWQGKTQLVTVTMTNSVGGYTNFDDSASPDDGLFHLTILPKLNFFKLAFYLPKIILGKVYEIPDVKYMTAAELSIKSSNEKKIGTRVDGDPSEDLPVEMTVIKHGLTVFVPEQKQ; via the coding sequence ATGGAAAATGTAATGATTCTTTTTAATGAAACATCTGGGAAAGACAAAGGCAAAGAATTAGCAGAACAGTTTGTTGATTATGCAAGAAATCATGGACAAGCGGACACTCATTTTCTATTAGAACAAGTAGGACCAGATTGTGATAGTCAAAAAATCGTTGAGAAATCCAAGCGTGAAATGATTGATACACTGATTTTTATTGGTGGAGATGGTACGATCAATCATAATGTGGCAGACTTCAAAGAGGAATTACCACATCTAAAAGTCGGTTTGCTGCCTGGCGGGACGGTTAATAATATGGCAAGAGTTTTAGAAATTCCGCTGAAATTTGAAGATGCTGCCGCTGTTATTTTAGGAGGAGTTACCAGAAAAATAGACTATGGAATGATCAATCAAAAAGTAATTGTCAGTACAATGACTATTGGGATTTTAGCTGACACAGCGGCTCGTATCAGTCAAAAAGAAAAACAAAAATATGGGAAATTGATTTTTGTGAAAAATTTTTTCAAATTATTGGCTAAGAAAAAACGTTATCGCTTAGAGATCAAAACTGAAAAAGAACAATGGCAAGGGAAAACACAATTAGTTACAGTGACAATGACAAATTCTGTTGGAGGATATACAAATTTTGACGATTCAGCTTCTCCAGATGATGGTTTGTTCCATCTAACTATTTTACCTAAACTGAATTTTTTCAAATTGGCCTTTTATCTGCCAAAAATTATTTTAGGTAAAGTCTATGAAATTCCAGATGTGAAGTATATGACTGCAGCTGAACTATCGATTAAAAGTTCGAACGAAAAGAAAATTGGTACTCGTGTTGATGGTGATCCAAGTGAGGATCTACCTGTTGAAATGACCGTCATCAAACATGGTCTAACTGTTTTTGTACCAGAGCAAAAACAGTGA
- a CDS encoding DUF1294 domain-containing protein codes for MTGLLKHLPWVYLLIVNLVEFFIMYLDKQRAKRRRWRVPESELLFIGLIGGGFGGLLAQQLFHHKTRKLRFYFAFIFGTLVTIAIIYYHYKR; via the coding sequence ATGACAGGTTTGTTGAAGCATTTACCATGGGTGTATTTACTCATTGTAAATTTGGTTGAGTTTTTTATAATGTACCTTGATAAACAAAGAGCGAAAAGAAGAAGATGGCGAGTCCCAGAGTCTGAACTCTTATTTATTGGCTTGATTGGAGGAGGATTTGGCGGTTTACTTGCTCAACAACTTTTTCATCACAAGACAAGAAAATTACGCTTTTATTTTGCTTTTATTTTTGGTACACTTGTGACTATTGCAATTATTTATTATCATTATAAAAGATAA
- the glgB gene encoding 1,4-alpha-glucan branching protein GlgB, translated as MAKPKSPIELFETGENFYSQHYFGVHQMQQGEQTGFIFRVWAPNAQAVWLVGDFNEWEHSLPLLKDEHFGAWEIFTPLPKVGDFYKFLVKQADGREVYKIDPFATAFEKRPNNAAVIQMMPERKWRDKVWQNSAKQSGKLNQPLTIYEVHASSWACEEDGTPYSFKQLQETLIPYVKELGFTHIEFMPLMEHPLAESWGYQLTGYFALCSAYGTLDEFQQFVETCHLNGIGVLVDWVPGHFCINDDGLAKYDGSPQFEYQDPVKAKNIRWGSLNFDLSKPQVQSFLISSALYWIEIAHIDGIRVDAVSNMLYLDYDEGPFSLNDDGSNRNWPGYYFLEKLNAVIKQAHPNVIMIAEESSSETKITGTIGNGALGFDYKWDLGWMNDTLCFYEMDAAFRKYHFRLITFSFMYMRKENYILPLSHDEVVHGKRSLLHKMWGDRYKQFAQLRNLYVYMMTHPGKKLLFMGSEWGQFLEWKSTESLEWIDLDDQMNRSMQAFTKALTLFYQKEKALWELEHTPETIEIIDADNNEETVLSFIRKGKNQSDFLIVVLNFSPIERQNFSIGVPFSGIYEEVFNTEIKEYGGTWTALNQACQASSEPFKHFPYRIQTIVPALGAIILKPKEFDLKRK; from the coding sequence ATGGCTAAACCTAAAAGTCCGATAGAGCTTTTTGAAACAGGTGAAAATTTCTATAGCCAACATTATTTTGGCGTTCATCAAATGCAGCAAGGAGAACAAACTGGTTTTATTTTTAGAGTTTGGGCACCAAATGCTCAAGCAGTTTGGCTAGTTGGAGACTTTAATGAGTGGGAGCATTCATTACCACTACTAAAGGATGAACATTTTGGTGCCTGGGAAATTTTTACACCATTACCAAAAGTAGGTGATTTTTATAAATTTTTGGTCAAACAAGCAGATGGCAGAGAGGTCTACAAAATCGATCCTTTTGCGACTGCATTTGAAAAGCGTCCAAATAATGCAGCTGTGATCCAAATGATGCCTGAAAGAAAATGGCGTGATAAAGTATGGCAAAACAGTGCCAAACAATCCGGCAAGCTTAACCAACCGTTAACAATTTATGAAGTTCATGCCAGTTCATGGGCCTGTGAAGAAGATGGTACGCCATATTCCTTTAAACAACTTCAAGAAACCTTGATTCCTTATGTGAAAGAGCTAGGTTTCACACATATCGAATTTATGCCGTTGATGGAGCATCCTCTGGCTGAGTCTTGGGGCTACCAGTTGACTGGCTATTTTGCTCTTTGCTCAGCGTATGGAACACTTGATGAGTTTCAACAGTTCGTGGAGACCTGTCATTTAAATGGTATAGGCGTTTTAGTTGATTGGGTGCCAGGGCATTTTTGCATTAATGATGATGGACTTGCCAAATATGATGGATCGCCACAATTTGAATATCAAGATCCTGTTAAAGCTAAAAATATTCGTTGGGGTTCGCTAAATTTTGATCTAAGTAAACCTCAAGTTCAAAGTTTTTTGATTTCAAGTGCCTTATATTGGATCGAAATAGCTCATATTGATGGGATTCGGGTTGATGCAGTTTCGAATATGTTGTATCTAGATTATGATGAAGGGCCATTTTCATTAAATGATGACGGTAGTAATCGTAATTGGCCTGGTTATTACTTTTTAGAAAAGCTGAATGCGGTAATCAAACAAGCACATCCGAATGTGATCATGATTGCGGAAGAAAGTTCCTCTGAGACAAAAATCACAGGCACTATTGGAAATGGTGCGTTAGGATTTGACTATAAATGGGACTTGGGTTGGATGAATGATACCCTGTGTTTTTATGAAATGGATGCAGCCTTTCGCAAGTACCATTTTCGTTTAATTACTTTTTCTTTTATGTATATGCGAAAGGAAAATTATATTCTACCTTTATCGCACGATGAGGTTGTTCATGGTAAACGAAGCTTATTGCATAAAATGTGGGGCGATCGCTATAAGCAATTTGCTCAACTACGAAATCTTTATGTTTACATGATGACTCATCCAGGGAAAAAATTACTATTTATGGGTAGTGAGTGGGGTCAATTTCTGGAATGGAAATCCACTGAAAGCCTAGAATGGATTGATCTAGATGATCAAATGAACCGCAGCATGCAGGCCTTTACAAAGGCACTTACTTTATTTTATCAGAAAGAAAAAGCGCTTTGGGAGCTAGAACATACACCTGAAACAATCGAAATCATCGATGCTGATAATAACGAAGAAACCGTATTGAGTTTTATCCGTAAAGGCAAAAACCAAAGCGATTTTTTAATCGTTGTTTTAAATTTTTCACCAATCGAAAGACAAAATTTTTCAATAGGTGTCCCATTTTCTGGTATATATGAAGAGGTCTTCAACACTGAGATAAAAGAATATGGTGGTACTTGGACTGCGTTGAATCAAGCCTGCCAAGCAAGCTCAGAACCGTTTAAACATTTTCCTTATCGTATTCAAACGATTGTTCCAGCACTGGGAGCAATTATTTTAAAACCAAAAGAATTTGATCTAAAAAGAAAATAA
- the pepT gene encoding peptidase T, with amino-acid sequence MYENLLPRFLRYVKTETRSNPASETTPSTQTQVAFAQTLKKELEELGMSDVLYNEKNGFVIATLPSNIEKDVRSIGFIAHMDTADFNAVNVNPQIIEKYDGESTIKLDSEGKFTLNTKDFPNLKNYAGQTLITTDGTTLLGADDKSGIAEIMTAMEILIKDPSIKHGTIRVAFGPDEEIGVGADKFDVDQFNVDFAYTMDGGPVGELQYETFNAAQAEVTIQGKNVHPGTAKNTMINALQLAIDFHNQLPQNEVPEKTDGYEGFFHLAQLSGTPEEAKMTYIIRDHDREKFEARKALITKVQEIINQSFDQERVQVDLFDQYYNMGEVIEKDMSIIELAKNAMIELDITPLIEPVRGGTDGSKISYLGIPTPNIFAGGENMHGRFEFVSLQAMEKATDVIVKIAENNAK; translated from the coding sequence ATGTATGAAAATTTATTGCCACGTTTTTTACGCTATGTAAAAACAGAAACACGCTCTAATCCAGCTAGCGAAACAACACCTTCAACACAAACGCAAGTAGCTTTCGCTCAAACGTTAAAAAAAGAGTTAGAAGAACTTGGTATGAGTGATGTACTATACAATGAAAAAAATGGTTTTGTGATCGCTACATTACCAAGTAATATAGAGAAAGACGTTCGTTCGATCGGCTTTATTGCTCATATGGATACAGCAGATTTTAATGCTGTTAATGTGAATCCGCAAATCATCGAAAAGTATGATGGTGAGTCAACGATTAAATTAGATAGCGAGGGTAAATTTACTTTAAATACAAAAGATTTTCCTAACCTAAAAAATTATGCTGGTCAAACGTTGATCACAACCGATGGAACTACGCTTTTAGGCGCTGATGATAAGTCAGGGATCGCTGAAATCATGACAGCCATGGAAATTTTGATCAAAGATCCATCAATCAAACATGGTACGATTCGTGTTGCATTTGGTCCAGATGAAGAAATCGGTGTGGGGGCTGATAAATTTGATGTCGATCAATTTAATGTGGATTTTGCCTATACGATGGACGGCGGCCCAGTGGGAGAATTACAATACGAAACCTTCAATGCAGCTCAAGCTGAAGTAACGATCCAAGGAAAAAATGTCCACCCGGGAACAGCTAAAAATACGATGATCAATGCATTACAGTTGGCAATTGATTTTCATAATCAGTTACCGCAAAATGAAGTGCCCGAAAAAACGGATGGCTATGAAGGATTCTTCCACTTAGCGCAACTGAGCGGCACACCAGAAGAAGCAAAAATGACCTATATCATTCGTGATCATGATCGTGAAAAATTTGAAGCGCGTAAAGCGCTGATTACAAAAGTTCAAGAAATCATCAATCAGTCTTTTGATCAAGAACGGGTACAAGTTGATTTATTTGATCAATACTACAACATGGGTGAAGTAATCGAAAAAGACATGAGTATTATTGAATTAGCCAAAAATGCGATGATCGAACTTGATATCACGCCATTGATCGAACCTGTTCGCGGCGGAACAGACGGTTCTAAGATCTCCTATCTAGGTATTCCCACGCCTAATATTTTTGCTGGTGGCGAAAACATGCATGGTCGTTTTGAGTTTGTTTCATTACAAGCAATGGAAAAAGCTACAGATGTTATTGTGAAAATTGCAGAGAATAACGCTAAATAA
- a CDS encoding Nif3-like dinuclear metal center hexameric protein: MSLDGTLFIEHFEAYCPQWLAEADDPVGLHIGTLNKKLDRVMVTLDIRPEVVAEAIEKKVDLIIAKHPPIFRPVKRLDTDDFQTKMYADLLKHDIAVFAAHTNMDIIENGLNDWFCDLLGIEDTTYLTKTHTVGYKKLAVFVPVDHAAKMRKVLGEAGAGTQGDYTNTSYSMIGTGRFTPATNANPTIGTVGEEAAVQEAKIEVIFPETIQANVIQAMLSVHPYEEPAYDLYPIENITKEYGLGRVGNLAKAVPLKEFVAFIKEKFALDGVRIVAEDETKLVQRIAICGGSGEKFFRDALKNQADVYITGDVYYHTGHDMLTEDLPVIDPGHYIEQLCKPKLVELFNQWKKDYNWDITFIESEVNTNPFKFR; the protein is encoded by the coding sequence ATGAGTCTTGATGGAACGTTATTTATTGAACACTTTGAAGCCTATTGTCCTCAGTGGTTAGCTGAAGCAGATGATCCTGTGGGGTTGCATATTGGCACTTTAAATAAAAAGCTAGACCGAGTAATGGTTACTTTAGATATTCGGCCAGAAGTCGTGGCTGAAGCAATCGAAAAGAAAGTTGATTTGATCATTGCCAAACATCCACCGATTTTTAGACCAGTCAAACGATTAGATACAGATGATTTTCAGACAAAAATGTATGCAGATTTATTGAAACATGATATTGCTGTTTTTGCTGCACATACGAATATGGATATTATTGAAAATGGCTTAAATGACTGGTTTTGCGATTTATTAGGAATTGAAGATACTACCTATTTAACCAAAACGCACACCGTCGGTTATAAGAAGTTAGCGGTTTTTGTACCAGTCGATCATGCTGCCAAGATGCGAAAAGTTCTTGGCGAAGCGGGTGCAGGTACGCAAGGGGATTATACCAACACTAGTTACTCAATGATTGGCACAGGACGTTTTACACCAGCTACTAATGCTAATCCAACAATTGGTACAGTAGGTGAAGAGGCGGCTGTTCAAGAGGCTAAAATCGAAGTGATTTTTCCAGAAACGATTCAAGCAAACGTGATTCAAGCAATGCTGTCAGTTCACCCATATGAAGAACCAGCCTATGATCTTTACCCGATAGAAAACATTACCAAAGAATATGGGTTAGGACGAGTAGGGAATTTAGCTAAGGCTGTACCGCTAAAAGAATTTGTTGCTTTTATTAAAGAAAAATTTGCTTTGGATGGTGTACGGATTGTAGCAGAAGATGAGACAAAATTAGTCCAGCGTATTGCGATTTGTGGTGGCAGTGGTGAAAAATTTTTCCGTGATGCTCTCAAAAATCAAGCGGATGTTTATATCACGGGCGATGTCTATTATCATACTGGCCATGACATGCTGACAGAAGACCTACCAGTGATCGATCCAGGACATTATATCGAGCAATTATGCAAACCAAAGTTGGTTGAACTATTCAATCAATGGAAAAAAGACTATAATTGGGATATAACATTTATCGAATCTGAGGTAAATACGAATCCTTTTAAATTTAGATAA
- the glgD gene encoding glucose-1-phosphate adenylyltransferase subunit GlgD — protein sequence MKTKKMCAILGNVSTFQGLLPLTENRPLDTLPFDCKYRLIDFPLSSIANANINSIFMIFNEGETRSVFDHIGGGKEWNLDSLQNRYFVYFYQDILKQKEQGQHYYESVIDYLKKSESEYTVFIGSNMLCTIDLRAVLKSHQKQNNRVTVVYKRVNSSTISLEERTIQVSDEGNALSLHPFRPRKQTEQLNLCMDIYIVQTKRLIEQLELGQTREASPNIYLFLQSKLGEEQTTAYEYTGYLSNIHDVASYYQANLDMLNPSIFNSLLYSKQKIYTKLKNEVPTYYSKESQVKNSQCATGCIIEGELENSLISRRAVIKKGARVNYSIVMSNAKIAENAVIEYAILDKYVTVAAGIKIIGTAEQPVVIKKNQDVSTDVIGGLKS from the coding sequence ATGAAGACTAAAAAAATGTGCGCCATTTTAGGGAATGTGTCAACATTTCAAGGATTATTGCCACTGACTGAAAATCGTCCCTTAGACACTTTGCCTTTTGATTGTAAGTATCGGTTGATTGATTTTCCTCTTTCAAGCATTGCGAATGCGAATATCAATTCGATTTTTATGATCTTTAATGAAGGTGAAACACGCTCTGTATTTGATCATATCGGTGGCGGTAAAGAATGGAATTTAGATTCGTTGCAAAATCGCTATTTTGTTTATTTTTATCAAGATATTCTAAAACAAAAAGAACAAGGGCAACATTATTATGAATCAGTGATCGACTATCTTAAAAAATCAGAATCTGAATATACCGTGTTTATAGGCAGTAATATGCTATGTACTATTGATTTACGAGCTGTTTTAAAGAGTCATCAAAAACAAAACAATCGCGTGACGGTTGTTTATAAACGGGTAAATTCATCAACTATTTCATTAGAGGAAAGAACCATTCAGGTAAGTGATGAAGGGAATGCGCTGAGTCTTCACCCGTTTAGACCGAGAAAACAGACTGAGCAGCTGAATCTGTGTATGGATATCTATATTGTTCAAACAAAAAGGCTGATTGAACAACTAGAGCTTGGGCAAACAAGAGAGGCATCACCAAATATTTATCTATTTCTTCAAAGTAAACTAGGTGAGGAGCAAACTACAGCCTATGAGTATACGGGTTATTTAAGCAATATTCATGACGTAGCCTCTTATTATCAAGCAAATCTAGATATGCTAAATCCATCTATTTTTAATTCATTGCTTTACTCAAAACAAAAAATTTATACAAAATTAAAAAATGAAGTACCGACATACTATTCCAAAGAGTCACAGGTGAAAAATAGTCAGTGTGCTACCGGCTGTATTATTGAGGGCGAGCTGGAAAATAGTTTGATTTCAAGAAGAGCGGTGATCAAAAAAGGAGCACGAGTTAACTACTCAATTGTGATGTCTAATGCGAAAATTGCCGAAAATGCAGTAATCGAATATGCAATATTAGACAAGTATGTCACAGTAGCAGCAGGAATCAAGATTATTGGAACGGCTGAACAACCTGTTGTAATTAAAAAAAATCAGGACGTGTCAACAGATGTCATTGGAGGGCTGAAATCATGA